The following proteins come from a genomic window of Flavobacteriales bacterium:
- a CDS encoding triose-phosphate isomerase, whose amino-acid sequence MRKKLVAGNWKMNLDFDEARQLFHQLSKLDYDSKVVDMLIAPPAVYLSQLSFANSSEVILAAQNCHQETSGAFTGEWSAGMLASIRVDHCIIGHSERRSLFGETDDVVAQKVKACLDAGVQPIICCGESLEERESGKHFDRITTQIDAVLKQMDEKAISTSIIAYEPVWAIGTGRTASAEQAQEMHGFIRKLIGLQFDEQRAQQVRILYGGSVKPANAKELFSMPDVDGGLVGGASLQFDSFRDILTAAS is encoded by the coding sequence ATGAGAAAGAAACTAGTAGCAGGGAATTGGAAGATGAATCTTGATTTTGATGAGGCCAGACAGCTTTTTCATCAATTGAGCAAACTGGATTATGACAGCAAGGTCGTGGATATGCTCATCGCTCCTCCGGCTGTCTACCTTTCTCAGCTTTCATTTGCAAATAGCAGCGAGGTGATCCTAGCAGCTCAGAACTGCCATCAGGAGACATCAGGTGCCTTTACTGGCGAATGGTCGGCAGGCATGCTGGCCTCCATACGTGTCGATCATTGCATCATTGGACATTCCGAGCGAAGAAGTCTATTCGGTGAGACCGATGATGTTGTAGCTCAAAAAGTAAAAGCCTGTCTAGATGCAGGTGTCCAGCCGATCATCTGCTGCGGGGAATCACTAGAAGAGAGGGAGTCGGGCAAGCATTTCGACCGTATCACCACGCAGATCGATGCGGTATTGAAGCAGATGGATGAGAAGGCGATCTCGACCTCGATCATCGCCTACGAGCCGGTGTGGGCCATCGGAACAGGACGTACGGCCTCTGCCGAGCAGGCACAGGAAATGCATGGATTCATCCGTAAATTGATCGGACTTCAATTCGATGAGCAACGAGCCCAACAGGTGCGGATCCTCTATGGTGGAAGCGTCAAACCGGCCAATGCCAAGGAATTGTTCTCGATGCCCGATGTAGATGGAGGACTCGTGGGAGGAGCATCATTGCAATTCGATTCCTTCAGGGATATTCTCACAGCAGCCTCGTGA